From one Bacillus sp. FJAT-42376 genomic stretch:
- a CDS encoding alpha/beta hydrolase-fold protein has product MIDSFRIPMKAFNHERTIRIYQPPSCSSSSKRYPVLYLHDGQNVFTDESAVGGVSLDLANVLKKNQYEIIIAAIDLNPAGEERINELCPWVSGPYSKKLLGRKSLAGGKGSAYLDFIVRELKPYIDASYRTQPDKSYMAGISLGGSFSLYAASIYPHIFTRVAGLSSAFYRNQEEMEKLLEETDFSSLNRLYLDCGTNEVSEHAAISEEFLHSNQRIFKIMKKKMPEAKFEVIDQGRHHYSDFKERFPLVLEYLLKP; this is encoded by the coding sequence ATGATAGACTCCTTCCGAATCCCAATGAAAGCCTTCAACCATGAGCGGACGATCCGTATATACCAGCCTCCCTCCTGCTCCAGCAGCAGTAAAAGATATCCTGTCCTCTACTTGCACGACGGACAGAATGTTTTTACAGATGAATCAGCTGTTGGCGGGGTATCTCTTGACTTGGCGAATGTATTAAAGAAAAACCAATATGAGATCATCATTGCGGCCATTGATTTAAATCCTGCCGGGGAAGAGAGAATCAACGAGTTATGTCCATGGGTCAGCGGGCCATATAGCAAAAAACTGCTCGGCAGAAAAAGCTTGGCCGGAGGGAAAGGTTCTGCCTATCTTGATTTTATCGTTCGTGAGCTTAAGCCCTATATTGATGCTTCTTATCGTACTCAGCCAGACAAAAGTTATATGGCCGGCATTTCATTAGGCGGTTCGTTTTCGCTTTATGCCGCCTCTATTTATCCGCATATTTTCACGAGAGTCGCAGGGCTCTCCTCTGCTTTTTACCGCAATCAAGAAGAAATGGAGAAGCTTTTGGAAGAGACTGACTTTTCTTCATTAAACCGTCTCTATTTGGATTGCGGGACGAATGAGGTCAGTGAACATGCAGCGATCAGTGAGGAGTTCCTACACTCCAACCAAAGAATTTTTAAGATTATGAAAAAGAAAATGCCGGAAGCAAAATTCGAAGTCATCGATCAGGGACGTCATCACTATTCGGATTTTAAAGAAAGGTTTCCCCTGGTTTTGGAATATTTGCTGAAGCCTTAA
- a CDS encoding metalloregulator ArsR/SmtB family transcription factor gives MEFVFETGRERETYQVEVRYSLLWEAALGIAAITNTPLIKTLEQPESEWKRIKDSLPEEMLHHLDYAEKNNTWKALLQLLHGENFENLSSFTDYIKSLSNEAFKFICLPFLGSRLQKTRKKAAEGGEASLLELQKAASWNSFFPAYIELVCREDSAKLKMHLSDMLTGWYEAAVKPDEEKLNSILKRDVESKSRMAAKMKPEPFVEWATEGRTYLPEPSIHHVLLIPHTIYRPWNIEADFEDTKVFYYPASNESIYPDDPFIPPASLVQKHKALGDEIRLKIIKMLSGKSRTLQEITDELGMGKTTIHHHLKTLKGARLVEVKESKYFLRQVSLQTLSEELTQFLDRK, from the coding sequence ATGGAGTTTGTTTTTGAAACAGGAAGAGAACGGGAAACCTATCAGGTTGAGGTCCGCTATTCACTGCTATGGGAGGCGGCACTTGGCATTGCTGCCATTACGAATACGCCGCTGATTAAAACCCTTGAGCAGCCGGAGTCAGAGTGGAAGAGAATAAAAGATTCTCTTCCGGAAGAGATGCTGCATCATCTTGATTATGCAGAGAAAAACAACACATGGAAGGCGCTTCTTCAGCTGCTGCATGGAGAGAACTTTGAAAATCTCTCATCGTTCACAGACTACATAAAATCTCTTTCGAATGAAGCATTCAAATTTATTTGTCTTCCGTTCCTTGGCTCTCGCTTACAGAAAACGAGAAAAAAAGCCGCGGAGGGAGGCGAAGCGTCATTGCTTGAGCTGCAAAAAGCGGCAAGCTGGAATTCGTTCTTCCCGGCTTACATTGAGCTGGTGTGCAGGGAGGATTCGGCAAAGCTGAAGATGCATCTATCAGATATGCTTACCGGCTGGTATGAGGCAGCAGTAAAGCCTGATGAAGAAAAACTGAACAGTATTCTGAAAAGAGATGTTGAATCCAAAAGCAGGATGGCTGCAAAAATGAAACCTGAACCGTTTGTAGAATGGGCGACAGAGGGGAGAACGTATCTTCCGGAGCCGAGTATTCATCATGTTCTCCTTATTCCCCACACCATTTACCGTCCGTGGAACATTGAGGCTGATTTTGAAGACACGAAAGTATTTTATTATCCGGCATCCAATGAGAGCATATATCCTGATGATCCATTCATTCCTCCAGCATCGCTCGTTCAAAAGCATAAAGCGCTTGGTGATGAAATCAGGTTGAAGATTATCAAAATGCTCTCCGGCAAAAGCCGGACATTGCAGGAAATAACAGATGAACTCGGGATGGGAAAGACGACAATTCATCATCATTTAAAAACGCTTAAAGGAGCAAGGCTTGTAGAAGTAAAAGAATCTAAGTACTTCCTGAGACAGGTCTCGCTTCAAACGCTTTCTGAAGAACTCACCCAATTTCTGGACAGGAAGTGA
- a CDS encoding GntR family transcriptional regulator, which yields MDDSRPIYVQIAERIENDIIEGGLPEESQVPSTNQFAAFYQINPATAGKGVNMLVDQGILYKKRGVGMFVASGALEKLMKKRREQFFEQYIKTMLHEAEKIGITADQLNEMIQKGAGKR from the coding sequence ATAGATGACAGCCGTCCAATTTACGTACAAATAGCTGAAAGAATTGAAAATGACATCATCGAAGGCGGCCTGCCCGAAGAATCACAAGTACCATCAACCAATCAGTTCGCGGCTTTTTATCAAATCAACCCGGCTACAGCCGGTAAAGGAGTCAATATGCTGGTGGATCAGGGAATTTTATATAAGAAAAGAGGCGTTGGCATGTTTGTCGCTTCAGGGGCTCTGGAAAAATTAATGAAAAAAAGAAGAGAACAGTTTTTCGAGCAATACATCAAAACGATGCTTCACGAGGCTGAAAAAATAGGCATCACGGCAGATCAGCTGAATGAAATGATTCAAAAAGGGGCGGGCAAGCGATGA
- a CDS encoding MFS transporter: MGERAYVMGEAKQELKKNRNILKLLSGNFISFFGDQIYLIAVPLMVLALSGSPFMMGMAAAAERLPILLQPAAGILADRMDRRTLLLICDAGRCLLTGILGTLHLIGALEIWQLFFGVFVIGIFSQVYQTAQFAYIPKLVRKTDLPAVNSINSAILNTSVLMAPAIGGLVISLYNPGIGLLINSVSFFIAYLSILLIPIKSIPISHKGKRSFWNDAVEGFQYVMKTKPIFYTNMALLLSVVGTTLFVTMLIFHLKDTIGLSEWEIGLLFSFSGAGAVAGAMAAGLFKKRISNRKLLFLSSFIGGCSIFLFGLNEQFFLLIILNAVGTAAAAVMNPCIAGIRQDFTPDHLLGRVQATSRLMTWVLMPLAAFMAGVLAEKAGTHAVIILGSFFSLAGSVVYLKLEKENSKFPKKKRMV; the protein is encoded by the coding sequence ATGGGAGAACGAGCTTATGTAATGGGGGAAGCAAAACAGGAGCTGAAGAAAAATCGAAACATCCTCAAGCTTTTGAGCGGCAATTTTATTTCGTTTTTCGGAGACCAGATCTACTTAATTGCTGTGCCGCTGATGGTACTCGCTCTTTCAGGCTCGCCTTTCATGATGGGAATGGCGGCGGCGGCAGAGCGGCTGCCCATTCTTCTGCAGCCGGCAGCAGGGATCCTGGCAGACCGGATGGACCGGAGGACTCTTCTCCTGATCTGTGATGCGGGGAGATGTCTTTTAACAGGCATCTTGGGTACTCTGCATCTTATTGGTGCTTTGGAAATTTGGCAGTTGTTCTTTGGTGTTTTTGTAATCGGAATCTTTAGCCAGGTGTATCAGACTGCGCAGTTTGCCTATATACCAAAACTCGTAAGAAAAACCGATTTACCGGCCGTAAATTCCATCAATTCAGCCATCCTTAACACATCCGTCCTAATGGCACCGGCCATTGGCGGGCTGGTAATAAGCTTGTATAATCCTGGTATTGGATTGCTGATCAACAGTGTTAGCTTTTTCATCGCTTATTTGTCCATATTATTAATTCCGATTAAATCCATTCCTATTTCTCATAAAGGAAAGCGCTCCTTTTGGAACGATGCAGTGGAGGGCTTTCAATATGTCATGAAGACGAAGCCTATTTTTTATACGAACATGGCGCTGCTTCTGTCTGTAGTTGGAACAACTCTTTTTGTGACGATGCTGATTTTTCATTTGAAAGATACAATTGGTCTTTCTGAATGGGAAATCGGACTGCTGTTCTCTTTTAGCGGAGCTGGCGCGGTAGCGGGGGCCATGGCGGCAGGACTCTTCAAAAAAAGGATATCAAATCGAAAGCTGCTCTTTCTCTCATCTTTTATAGGCGGGTGTTCCATTTTTCTATTTGGTCTGAACGAACAATTCTTTTTGCTGATCATACTGAATGCAGTTGGAACGGCAGCCGCTGCGGTGATGAATCCTTGTATCGCCGGAATAAGGCAGGATTTTACACCCGATCATTTGCTGGGGAGAGTTCAGGCAACAAGCAGGCTTATGACATGGGTACTTATGCCGCTTGCGGCCTTTATGGCGGGTGTTTTGGCTGAAAAGGCAGGTACACATGCTGTGATCATATTGGGGAGCTTTTTTTCGCTGGCTGGATCTGTCGTTTACTTAAAGCTTGAGAAGGAAAACAGCAAGTTTCCCAAAAAGAAAAGAATGGT